ATAATTCTGGTAAGATCGTATCAAAATCGCCTTTTAATGCCGATGGGTCTTCAATGTTCCAATGGAATGTTTTTAATGACCCTGGAAAATATGGACAACGTTGACCGGATGCTTCGTCACATACCGTGACAACGAAGGTATATCTAGTCCCCTTTTTCAACATATCAAAGGTGGATTTGGTCAAGTTTTTAGAAATGTCAATGCCATCTAATGCCATGGCTTTTACAACATTTGGGTTGAGCTTTCCTGGTTCTAAGCCAGCACTTTCAGCTCTAAATAACCCTTTGCCATAGGCATTTAAATAGGCTTCTGCCATTTGACTTCGTGCCGAATTGTGGATACAAACAAATAGTACGTCAATCATGTATTCATTCCCCTTTATATTGATGTCTATCTATATTATAACGGAACAGACTTAAAATGACTTTCTTAACACGTTCGTTTTACATACTTTTTACAAAACAATGCATCCTCTAAACCCACGGTCTTTATAATAGGATTGGACCCCATTGTGGTAAAAGAAGGTGTGTTTATAGC
Above is a genomic segment from Paracholeplasma manati containing:
- a CDS encoding arsenate reductase ArsC, with protein sequence MIDVLFVCIHNSARSQMAEAYLNAYGKGLFRAESAGLEPGKLNPNVVKAMALDGIDISKNLTKSTFDMLKKGTRYTFVVTVCDEASGQRCPYFPGSLKTFHWNIEDPSALKGDFDTILPELLRIRDEVKNRVKQFIIEFEAYAQSRK